The Drosophila sechellia strain sech25 chromosome 2R, ASM438219v1, whole genome shotgun sequence nucleotide sequence TTGGTGATGATTTTTCCGGCTTCCTGCATAAATGCTTGGGTTTTGTCACCCATATTTATCTTTCCAACGGATTCAGCCAGCATGGAAGTGGCGTCCGATTCCAGTTGGTTATCCTTTTGCAGCTCCTGGGCGGATATGTCAGTTGCCTGAggatgggggcgtggcaaggtgGCAAAAGTTTGAGGACTAGCATGCAGATTAGTGGACTTGGTAGCACTTTGAGCTCCTGTGGGAACTGTAACAAAATGGGGGTAAACAGAACACAAAAAAGCGTATATGTTAGATTGGTGGCAGGCAATTAGTACGGCTGGCGGGTATCAAGCTTATCAGTAGGAAGCTGATcccaaaatatattataatatataatatataatatatatataatatatataataaacttAAGATATATAACTGTGGCATATCAAAGATCAATCTAAAGGTTTTGGGAAGCAGATTAGAATCATCAACGGGCGCAAATAAATAACAACCATTACAGTTAACATTAGAATCAAACTTTGAACACAACAAACTCTAGGATGCTCTGTTCACCTGATCTGCACATTGCAGCTGTTGCACAGTGGGATGCGCACTCCGGGTCCGGCTGCCTTATTCAGGATACCCCTGCCCCTCTTGGGCGCCGAGGTGGCTCCAAAGGCGCCAGCGCTCTTTCCTCCGGCACCTGGGGAATTATCCACATTAGAGTTCAAGTTCAGATCGCTCAGGTCTGGCGGAAAGACAGCGGGCGCAGGCGGAGCAGCGGCGTTAACGGCGTTCGCTATCACCGATTTTGGAACAATCGGAGCTTTGAATGGAGCAGTAGCTTTGGTTGAAGCTGCCGATGGAGCGGGAGCATTTGCTGATCCTGGAGCTGTGATGGAAGCGATGGATGGCCGCGAGGCCAGATTAGGCTTGGTAATGCTGCCATTGCTGCTCCTGTAGGCCGTGGTGGCCTGGTTATTAGTGGTGGTAGTAATAGCAGAAGCTTGGGTTAGACTTTGCGACGATCTCGCGACGGATGCTGATGCTGAAGCAGATGCTGATGAGGATGAGAGCGATGAGGTGGTGGCTTTCGAGCTGCTCGCAAATGAGCTCTGCTGCACCGATGAAGTTGTGGCTTGGTAACCCGAGAAGGCAGAcctttgctgctgttgctgctgctgctgcaggaaACCCGGTGGTGGTGCCGTTAGCATCTTTGTGGCCGCCGGAACAGTTGCATACCCCGGAACTATAGACTCCGCGGGAGCCGGCTTAAGTGGAAACTTCGAGTCAAAGGTGGGCGATCTCAGGTTGGGAAAGCAGCCCTCTCCGAGAGCAGAGGCCCGGGCACTAATAGCCTGCGATTGGCTGGTCAGACTGCTAATCTCTTCCTCCATGCAGGAAAGACGCTTCGCCTGACTGGCCACGAATCCCGTCTTGCCGTACGAAGAGCGACGTTCTGTATCCGACTGATTCTGGGACTGGGATTGAGCCTGGGTCTGGGCCTGGCTGATGGACTGTGACTGGGCCTTCGATTGACTGACAGATTGGGAGCCAGTTCGGATCTCAATAGTTTTAGCACTCTGGGTGCGTTCGAACTCCTCGGTGACCTTACGACGTCTTTCGATTTGGGTATTTCCCACCTGGCTGCGTGTCTGACTCTGAGTCTGCGATAGAgcttgctgctgcagctgagaTGACTGCTCCCTTTGTTGTATGTTCAGGTTGCCCACCCTTTGTTCCGTAATCCTCTCCGGTTGCTGGTTATAGCTCTGACTGGCCGACTGGGAACTCTGCTCGGAGTGGGCCAAAAGTTGTCCCTGGTAGCTCTGACCAGTGGTTATGGAGCCCGTCTGCAAGCGAGGACCTCCAGACACGGACAGAATATTGGACTTGGTTTCCGGTTCCTTCATCCTCGGTGCTCGAATGGCATTCAGCGGATTTGGCGGTGGTCCTGGAGCCGGAGAACGTGTTCTGTCTGGAAAAGGCGAGGCGTTCAGTTCGTTGTAGTTCCTGGCATGGGTGGCCGAGCACTCCTCGAAGACGAGCTTCTCCTCTGTCTGATAGAAGGGCACAATTGGAGCCGGCTTGTTGGTCAGCGACGGGGTGTACGGCCTGGTGGGCGTCAGGGCCTGATCCGGTCGCACCAGTTCGTCTAACGGTTGGAAAGCCATCGTTACTGGACCCGATCGATCCTCAACAATAATGGGCACCGACAGCTGGGGCCGCCGTTCCTTCTCCCGTTCCCGAGAAGGAGCAACCACAGTTGTCGGCGCAGCAACCTGGGCAATGGGTCTATGTACAGTGGAAGAGTCACTAGTAACTGGTGCTTTTGGAGCATCCACGAATGCCAGCGGTACGTTCTCGCGCAGCTCCTGCGGTTCCGGAGTGCGAATGGGACTCTGGGTGGGCAGCACCGTCCAGTTGCGCTGGTACTTGGGGATGCTGTCCGCCTTGTGCAGGCCGGACTGTACGGCTTTGCCCTGTTTGGTCAGGTGGCTCAGCGGGGAAGGCGGCGGGAACAGGACCTCCGAGTGCTCGAGCTCCTCGGCGGTCTCCTCGATCAGTTCGTGGGCATCGAACTGGCTGCAGTAGCTACTTTGTACAGCGATAGCTGATGGGCGGACAGGTATGCTGGtgggagctggagctggagcaggtGCGAAAGCGGTAGAGGTGTTGGCAGGTGGGACTGTGGAAGAGGAGTTAGAGCAAGCAGTCGCTTTGGAGCTGTAGGAAGCGGAACTCTGAGACTGGGCATTGGCCTGAAGGGTTTGGGTCTCAGCGAGTGTGGTTTGCGATAGCAGAGagtgttcttgttgttgctgttgggtTACTTGTTGGGAcacttgttgctgttgctgttgggtTCTTTGGGTTACTTGGgagtgttgctgctgttgggtaccccgttgctgttgctgttgttgctgctgttgattaGCTTGAGGAGGTTGCTGTTGTGACTTCTGGGTGAGATGCTGCATCTGTTGCTTCAACTCTTGGCTCTGGACGcactgctgcagttgcaacaacTTTgattgctgcagctgctgttggCTCAGGAGACTCTGTTGCTGGTTGGAGAGCTCCCTCTGAAGTTGGGTTAGCTGCTGCCCCTGCAGACCCGAGAGCTCTTCCTCTTTCTGGTGGAAGTAGTCCAATCTTTTCTGGTTGCGCTGCTGAGCCTTTAGGTACTTCTGGTACTCCAGATCGGTTTCCTCCTTCAAGGCAGACACAATCGAGGCTCTTGGGGTGTCGGCCACACTTCCAGCATTAGAAGCCGTGTTCGAGGACAAGGGTTCACGGGATGGCTGGAATGCTTGCATAGCCGCAAAGGCGGAGGATTTCCGTGGTTGATCTCTCCGCGTTTCGTAGTATTCCACGGACTGAGGAGGCTCCGGTCGGATTCCCAGCTCTTCCTCGTGATCCAGCACCTGAAATTCACGCTTCTTGAGTTCCTGTTGCTTTTGCTCCTCGTCTACGCGATGCATAGCATTCTCGGGATTCAGGGGAGTGTAACCACGTTCTGGGGCGGTGCATAGGGCATCACACATGTTCAGGTGCTCTTTGGGGGTGGGCAGGTCAATCATGTGGATGGGCACATCTTTATCGAAGTGACCTTCAAAGGGACGATCGGGAGCGGTGGTTAGAGCACTCACAAATGGTGATTTGGGTCGGTAATCCTCCCTCAAATAGGGCTTCGTGTCAATGGGTGGTGGCATATAGGGCTTGGTCTCCTCTGGAAGTGGGATGCCCTGGTCAGCGGGAGGGGCGAACTTGAGCTCGAACTCGGGAGCAGTAACCATAGCTTGGCTGAGTCGGGATCCCCGGGGAGGAGATTCCTTCAAGGGAGCAGGTGATGGCTCAACGGGAACTGTTGCCGGTGGAGCAGCAGAAACTTGTGGAGGAAGAGGTTCCGGAACCTCTTGAGCTTTGGCAGCTTCGGCGGCGGCTGCCTCCGCTTCAAAATCATCACCACAAGGCCGGGGAAAAGGACACTCCACCAGGTGGAAGGGAACTTCCGGGGCTGTGGTCAAGACTCGAATCATGGGATTAATCCACTCCTTGGGCATTGGGTTGGGAATCTTGGTCGGAGGTATTTGGCGCACTGGGGCAATCTCAATCTTAATCTCGGGTGTGGGCTGGAACTTGCGTTCGCTCTCCAGGATCTGGCATCGCTGTTCGATCACAAGACCCTCGCGATCTTCTACAGCTTCGGAGGCTTCCGGTATGGTCTCCAGTTCCACGGGTAGTTGGGGTAACTCCTTGATCTCGGGCTCATCGTTGAACACAACGCGACGGGTCGtgggagcagcaggagcaggagtttgagtgggcgtggtcacGGGACTGGGTGTAACCTCCCTTACCATATCGACCAGCTTGTAGGTGCTCAGGGGCACAGCTAGGGAGTCCACGCACTCTTGGGCACTTCTCCTGCCGGACGGATAGTCCTGTATAGAATCCTGGGTGCTGCCGTAATCCACCTGGTAATCGAACTCTGAGCCAGATTGCTCCTGCATTTGATAGGCCTGCACCTGGGCTGCGTACATTCGCTGATACTCCTCCGAAGTGGTGGTCGTGGTGGTCGAGGTGGATGTATAGCTATCCGAGCTAGACTCCTGTTCCGCCAATTGGTGGGCACTCGCGGTTGTTAGTTGTGGTGCGGAGTAACTCTGCCACTGCGGAGCTCCATTGGCCGAGGTTCCAACTTCAGGTTGCGGATCTAGTCGAGCAGTTGCACCTCCAGGTGGCAATGGAGGCACTTGCTGCACCGGATTCGAAACCACCACATGTTGCGTCTCCGGTGGGGGGATATAGAGTGGCGCCGCGGTGGGCGCCAAGTGGCTATCATCCTGCGGCGGTGGCCAGGTGAAACTAGAGCCACGCTGCGATTGACGACTTGCGGCCAGGGCCACTTCGATGTCCATCTCATAGCAATCCTCCTCCTCGAATTCCGGCTGCAGTTCCTCCACAGCCCCTCCACCTTTCCGATGGAAGGGTCAGACAGCAGGGGTCAAGTGTTTTTGGGGGCAGGTACATTTGTGTGTTTCAGGGAGCATGGTTAgtttggtttgtttgtttttatttggcGGACAGGGCAAATATAAGAGCAGAAAGAAACAAAAGACAAGCGCTTGTTAGTCCTTGGCACTGAGAAAGCGGCAGAGCGTTGGTGTTGGATCAGTTGGATCAGTGGTCAGTGGTTCGGTGGTTCGGATCAGTAGTGGTGGTGCAACGTTGACAGCGGCAGCGGATTCGAAGGCGATTTAAGACTATATACACAACTTGTTCTAAAAACTACAAGGCAATTGGCGGCAAAAAACTAAAGCAACTCAGTCGTGATTCAGCTTGTGGTGTTTAGTGTGGGTAATGGTCCCTGGAGTGGTTCGAGTGTCTCAAGTGGTGTATGGATGGTCAAGTTGAGGGCACGCAGAGTCGAGCAGGAAGACGGTTAAGTCAGGCAACTCAATCGAAGCGAAGCAATGAGTGGATCGGAAAAGTTTCACGCCCAACCCCACACACCCCATTGCAATTTGTTgacagacaaacaaacaacggTGTATCGCTGGCCGTATAAAGAgggaaaatattaaatgcgATTCAACAATAGTCGCTTTATGACCCCCCACCCCCCTCCCACCAAGCCGgggcaaataaattttttatttcttattttcagAGCCATTTTCATGGCGAGCAACAATAAACACACGCGCATACACACAGGGAGCGGGGAAATTCGCCGCGCTAGGCACGCATATTTACTTCCATTTTTTATGGGACCACGTCTGACTCCCCCctcaaaaaaagaaagaaaaaaaaaaaacgaaaatatacAACAACAAATGGAGGCGCCCCAGCTCAGCATTGGGAAAATGGCGTCGACAGGTAGTCATTGGATTTTATTATGCATAATTCGGTATTGGCTGTAATTTCGCAGAAATTGAAAATGGCAGAAACACACGACCAACACGAGGACAAAGGACCGTTTCTGTGGCAGAAACAAAACGGAAAACAAACAGGCCAACGAAACGAAATTAttgccgcaaatattttgtcataTCAAAAATgttggcagcagcaacagaaagTTTTTCGGCCATAATAAGAGGCAAAAGTTCTtctttatgtttattatttttggccCTGTTTTCACCCCCATTctattgttttcttttttttttttttgttttttagacAAAAGGCATGCAAAGTTGTGCAAGAAAGGAAATTTCTTAGAATAGCAGGGGACACAGTTCGATTAGTACTTATGTATATAGACACAGATATGTATCTGAGAATATACCATATATCTTAGAGCGCTTTAAGCGGTATGCGGTTAGGCACGAAGCATTTATACTATGGTTCTTATAAAGATCTTCATGAGGGTTGTAGTTTGAAGTATAGATTGGCAGTTTATTGCTTAAAACTCATAGTATTCCAATCAATTTAAGGTTTTAATATTTAGGTATTTCGTAGAATTTCCAGTATTTCGCCAACTTTGCACGCCCTTTCATTTGCGGCTGAGTGTGTTTGTGGGTGTGGCATTGGGGGATATTCTAATACGTGTAGGGGTAACCGTAACCTAAAAGAATcagaaaccaaaacaaaagttaTTCGTGGGATAATGGCTAATGGGGGCCCGGCCCGGGACAATAGTTCCGCCCGATCACAGAAATTAGATGGTGAAAGTGCCCTCGATAAATCCTCGCACTGACGAATGCCAACCATTTGATGTATGGCCCCTTGGCACGCTTCAATATGCGGCCGCTCTCGCCAAGAAAAGTCCGGAAAATTCCTGGGTGAAACTGAGGCGGATGCTTGTTCGTATAATAATGGCTGGTAATTTATCTGCTTTCGTTTACATTTCCCGCTCCGTGTGGGAAAAGATGCCTGTGCTGCGTGCTGGCATTTGTGCAAGGCAAACATTTGTTTGCCAGCACATTTCTGGTTTTTTTTCCTTAGCCCCACCCTTTCCAAGCAATTGGGAACTGGATTTGCTCATATGCCGCCACTCGATTTTTTTGGGCGTGGAGCAGACAAACGAAACCCTAAACCGAAAACCCCAAATGATTTCTGCGGTTGTGCGTGATTTTCGCCTTGATTAGGAGATTGATTCCTGGCCAAATGAAGATTTATGTGTGCAGAGGGAGCCTTCGCAGTTCGCGTCCCTTgctaattgcatttttaagtGCTTAACGAATGCGCGGCCCTGCAAAAATT carries:
- the LOC6609327 gene encoding PDZ and LIM domain protein Zasp isoform X6; this translates as MAQPQLLQVKLSRFDAQPWGFRLQGGTDFAQPLLVQKVNAGSLSEQAGLQPGDAVVKINDVDVFNLRHKDAQDIVVRSGNNFVITVQRGGSTWRPHVTPTGNVPQPNSPYLQTVTKTSLAHKQQDSQHIGCGYNNAARPFSNGGDGGVKSIVNKQYNTPVGIYSDESIAETLSAQAEVLAGGVLGVNFKKNEKEYQGDRSEVLKFLREEETGQSTPAFGNSHYEHDAPQQVQQQQQPQQQYNQHQQHYHQQQQQQQSSTTRHVSAPVNSPKPPSTGGLPTGQNICTECERLITGVFVRIKDKNLHVECFKCATCGTSLKNQGYYNFNNKLYCDIHAKQAAINNPPTGTEGYVPVPIKPNTKLSASTISSALNSHGYGGNSNGYSNGNSTPAPAPVNQGYARPFGAAAPKSPVSYPPQQQQQSPRPAPGGQNPYATLPRSNVGQQGGGAVEELQPEFEEEDCYEMDIEVALAASRQSQRGSSFTWPPPQDDSHLAPTAAPLYIPPPETQHVVVSNPVQQVPPLPPGGATARLDPQPEVGTSANGAPQWQSYSAPQLTTASAHQLAEQESSSDSYTSTSTTTTTTSEEYQRMYAAQVQAYQMQEQSGSEFDYQVDYGSTQDSIQDYPSGRRSAQECVDSLAVPLSTYKLVDMVREVTPSPVTTPTQTPAPAAPTTRRVVFNDEPEIKELPQLPVELETIPEASEAVEDREGLVIEQRCQILESERKFQPTPEIKIEIAPVRQIPPTKIPNPMPKEWINPMIRVLTTAPEVPFHLVECPFPRPCGDDFEAEAAAAEAAKAQEVPEPLPPQVSAAPPATVPVEPSPAPLKESPPRGSRLSQAMVTAPEFELKFAPPADQGIPLPEETKPYMPPPIDTKPYLREDYRPKSPFVSALTTAPDRPFEGHFDKDVPIHMIDLPTPKEHLNMCDALCTAPERGYTPLNPENAMHRVDEEQKQQELKKREFQVLDHEEELGIRPEPPQSVEYYETRRDQPRKSSAFAAMQAFQPSREPLSSNTASNAGSVADTPRASIVSALKEETDLEYQKYLKAQQRNQKRLDYFHQKEEELSGLQGQQLTQLQRELSNQQQSLLSQQQLQQSKLLQLQQCVQSQELKQQMQHLTQKSQQQPPQANQQQQQQQQQRGTQQQQHSQVTQRTQQQQQQVSQQVTQQQQQEHSLLSQTTLAETQTLQANAQSQSSASYSSKATACSNSSSTVPPANTSTAFAPAPAPAPTSIPVRPSAIAVQSSYCSQFDAHELIEETAEELEHSEVLFPPPSPLSHLTKQGKAVQSGLHKADSIPKYQRNWTVLPTQSPIRTPEPQELRENVPLAFVDAPKAPVTSDSSTVHRPIAQVAAPTTVVAPSREREKERRPQLSVPIIVEDRSGPVTMAFQPLDELVRPDQALTPTRPYTPSLTNKPAPIVPFYQTEEKLVFEECSATHARNYNELNASPFPDRTRSPAPGPPPNPLNAIRAPRMKEPETKSNILSVSGGPRLQTGSITTGQSYQGQLLAHSEQSSQSASQSYNQQPERITEQRVGNLNIQQREQSSQLQQQALSQTQSQTRSQVGNTQIERRRKVTEEFERTQSAKTIEIRTGSQSVSQSKAQSQSISQAQTQAQSQSQNQSDTERRSSYGKTGFVASQAKRLSCMEEEISSLTSQSQAISARASALGEGCFPNLRSPTFDSKFPLKPAPAESIVPGYATVPAATKMLTAPPPGFLQQQQQQQQRSAFSGYQATTSSVQQSSFASSSKATTSSLSSSSASASASASVARSSQSLTQASAITTTTNNQATTAYRSSNGSITKPNLASRPSIASITAPGSANAPAPSAASTKATAPFKAPIVPKSVIANAVNAAAPPAPAVFPPDLSDLNLNSNVDNSPGAGGKSAGAFGATSAPKRGRGILNKAAGPGVRIPLCNSCNVQIRGPFITALGRIWCPDHFICVNGNCRRPLQDIGFVEEKGDLYCEYCFEKYLAPTCSKCAGKIKGDCLNAIGKHFHPECFTCGQCGKVFGNRPFFLEDGNAYCEADWNELFTTKCFACGFPVEAGDRWVEALNHNYHSQCFNCTFCKQNLEGQSFYNKGGRPFCKNHAR